Part of the Streptomyces sp. NBC_00457 genome, GTTGTCAGTGGTCCAGGAGACGATGGTGGACACCGGGCTCCTCACCTGGGCCGGGGTCGCCGACCGCATGTCCTTCAAGCCCGCCCGGATCGGGCAGGCGGGCGGGCACGGCCGCCCCGTCTCGGCTGGTGAGCCCGCCAACCTCACGCTCGTCGACACGGAATACCGTGGGTCCGTGGACCCCAAGGGCTTCGCCTCGCGCAGCCGCAACACTCCGTACCAGGGGCGTGAGCTGCCGGGCCGTGTGACGCACACGTGGCTCCGGGGCAAGGCCACGCTCGTCGACGGGAAGCTCACGTGACACCTCTGCATCTGACGCACCTGGCCGCCGATCAGAAGTCGGCGGAGGTGACCGACTGGGCCGCCCGCATCGGCTGGCTCGTCGGCCTCGCCCTCTTCGTCGCGCTCATCTACTGGCTGATGCGCGAGGGCTGGAAGTGGCGCGGCACGCTCCAGGGCGACCTGCCCGAGCTGCCCAGCGCGCCGGACGAGCCCGGTGCGGCGAGACTGACGATGAGCGGCCGCTACCACGGCTCCACCACGGCCGGGCAGTGGCTCGACCGCATCGTGGCGCACGGCCTGGGCACCCGCAGCCGGGTCGAGCTCACGCTGACGGACGAAGGACTGGACGTCGTACGTCCCGGCGCGACCGATTTCTTCGTCCCCCGGGCCGCCCTGCGCGAGGCGCGGCTCGACAAGGGCATCGCCGGCAAGGTGCTCACCGAGGGCGGACTGCTCGTGGTGACCTGGGCGCACGGCGAGCGGCTGATCGACTCCGGGTTCCGCTCCGACACTGCCGCCGAGCACAACGAGTGGGTCGACGTCATTAACTCCATGATCAACACCAACAGCACGGAAGGCGCCGAACGATGACGACCTCCATCCAGGGAACCGCCTCGAAGAGGCACAAGGCGGTTCCGGCCGTCCTCGTCCTGGAGGACGGCCGGACCTTCCGAGGCCGTGCCTACGGGGCCGTGGGGGTCACCTTCGGCGAGGCCGTGTTCTCCACCGGCATGACCGGCTACCAGGAGACCCTCACCGACCCGTCGTACCACCGCCAGGTCGTGGTGATGACCGCCCCGCACGTCGGCAACACCGGCGTCAACGACGAGGACCCCGAGAGCAAGCAGATCTGGGTCGCGGGCTATGTCGTGCGCGACCCCGCGCGCGTGCCCTCCAACTGGCGCTCCCGGCGCTCGCTGGACGACGAGCTGCGCGATCAGGGCGTCGTCGGCATCTCCGGCATCGACACGCGCGCGTTGACGCGTCATCTGCGGGAGCGCGGCGCCATGCGCGTCGGCATCTTCTCCGGCAACGCACTGCCCGACGAGGGCACCATGCTCGCCGAGGTGCGCCAGGCCCCCGAGATGAAGGGGGCGAACCTCTCGGCCGAGGTCGCCACCAAGGAGGCGTACGTCGTCCCCGCGATCGGTGAGAAGAAGT contains:
- a CDS encoding PH-like domain-containing protein, whose translation is MTPLHLTHLAADQKSAEVTDWAARIGWLVGLALFVALIYWLMREGWKWRGTLQGDLPELPSAPDEPGAARLTMSGRYHGSTTAGQWLDRIVAHGLGTRSRVELTLTDEGLDVVRPGATDFFVPRAALREARLDKGIAGKVLTEGGLLVVTWAHGERLIDSGFRSDTAAEHNEWVDVINSMINTNSTEGAER